One Nocardia sp. BMG111209 DNA segment encodes these proteins:
- a CDS encoding aldo/keto reductase, whose protein sequence is MTLPSRTLGRTGVEVSVLGYGAMELRGAEYMGGPDISDADAGRLLNELLDAGVTLIDTSIDYGHSEDLIGRHLGARRDEYFLASKCGCPPSLPPGVMPMPDTHDFGAANVRAGVEQSLTRLRTDHLDLVQVHLSPSRSEMATGGTIETLEALRAEGKVRFLGMSGTLPNLPGHLAMDVFDEFQIPYSALQPEHDTLISDAARAGAGVIVRGGTARGTAAADKNFTVQPLSGSGPSALDRWQAARLDELLDGMSRHEFVLRFTISHPAVASTIVGTADPEHFRANVAIVARGPLPADVYAEARKRLDLAPIA, encoded by the coding sequence ATGACTCTTCCGAGCAGGACACTCGGCCGCACCGGGGTCGAGGTCTCGGTGCTGGGATACGGCGCGATGGAGCTGCGCGGCGCCGAATATATGGGCGGCCCGGACATTTCGGATGCGGACGCCGGTCGATTGCTCAACGAGCTGCTCGATGCGGGCGTCACCCTGATCGACACCTCGATCGACTACGGCCACAGCGAGGATCTCATCGGCCGCCATCTCGGTGCGCGGCGCGACGAATACTTCCTGGCCTCCAAATGCGGGTGCCCGCCGTCGCTGCCGCCGGGCGTCATGCCCATGCCCGACACCCACGATTTCGGCGCCGCCAACGTCCGGGCCGGGGTCGAGCAGAGCCTGACGCGGTTGCGCACCGACCACCTCGACCTCGTCCAGGTGCATCTGTCGCCGTCTCGGAGCGAGATGGCGACCGGCGGCACGATCGAAACGCTCGAGGCGCTGCGTGCGGAGGGCAAGGTGCGCTTCCTCGGGATGTCCGGCACGCTGCCGAATCTGCCGGGACATCTCGCGATGGACGTCTTCGACGAATTCCAGATCCCCTATTCGGCGCTGCAGCCCGAACACGACACCCTGATCTCGGATGCCGCGCGGGCCGGCGCCGGGGTCATCGTGCGCGGCGGCACCGCGCGTGGCACAGCGGCGGCGGACAAGAACTTCACCGTGCAGCCCCTGAGCGGTTCGGGGCCGTCGGCCCTGGACCGCTGGCAGGCCGCCCGGCTGGACGAACTGCTCGACGGGATGAGCCGGCACGAGTTCGTCCTGCGCTTCACCATCAGCCATCCGGCGGTGGCCAGCACCATCGTCGGCACCGCCGACCCGGAACATTTCCGGGCCAATGTCGCGATCGTCGCGCGCGGACCGCTGCCGGCGGATGTTTACGCCGAGGCCAGGAAGCGGCTGGACCTGGCGCCGATCGCCTAG
- a CDS encoding TetR/AcrR family transcriptional regulator has translation MAEQPNRPGRKRDASRDDAILRATLDVLAEAGYERMTTDMVAARASASKATIYRRWPSKADLVVEAVESLRAEPITGPPDTGSLAGDLAAMLDTSRDAAESRKFKVVRGLLSLLSQDADLANAVQRRILGPRSAAIRVAVEREQARGGIAADRDPGLLALVVMATITYRLIVTGEPVDDRFLTTLADGVLRG, from the coding sequence GTGGCGGAGCAGCCCAATCGTCCCGGTCGCAAGCGGGACGCATCGCGCGACGACGCGATCCTGCGGGCGACGCTGGATGTCCTGGCCGAGGCCGGCTACGAGCGGATGACCACGGATATGGTCGCGGCCCGCGCGAGCGCCAGCAAGGCGACGATCTACCGACGCTGGCCCTCGAAGGCCGATCTCGTCGTCGAGGCCGTGGAGAGCCTGCGTGCCGAGCCGATCACCGGACCACCCGATACCGGCAGTCTCGCAGGCGATCTCGCCGCGATGCTGGACACCTCCCGGGACGCCGCCGAATCCCGGAAGTTCAAGGTGGTGAGGGGCCTGCTCTCACTGCTGTCGCAGGACGCGGACCTCGCGAACGCCGTCCAGCGGCGGATCCTCGGTCCCCGATCCGCGGCGATCCGGGTCGCCGTCGAGCGGGAGCAGGCGCGCGGCGGCATCGCCGCCGATCGCGATCCGGGCCTGCTCGCCCTGGTGGTCATGGCGACCATCACCTACCGGCTGATCGTCACCGGCGAGCCCGTGGACGACCGGTTCCTGACGACCCTCGCCGACGGCGTGCTGCGCGGCTGA
- a CDS encoding TetR/AcrR family transcriptional regulator has protein sequence MRALDPRTVRSRDTALAAARELLIEQGLAGLTHGAVAARSGISRATLYRLWAEPADLVRAAITLHITLAQSQPTGDLRTDLLAELSASHAMLHEPADEQAMRVMIERAAVDPAFAEVKESLYRSGTRVTRTILADAVARGELPAGLDIDLAVDRLYGPMFFRRLVAHRTFDLGYVHDLVDDFLRCHHTESPPREGIS, from the coding sequence GTGCGAGCACTGGATCCGCGTACGGTGCGCAGCCGGGACACCGCGCTCGCGGCGGCCCGGGAACTGCTGATCGAACAGGGTCTGGCCGGGCTGACCCACGGCGCGGTCGCGGCGCGCAGCGGGATCAGCCGGGCCACGCTGTACCGCTTGTGGGCCGAGCCCGCCGACCTGGTCCGGGCCGCGATCACCCTGCACATCACCCTGGCGCAGTCGCAGCCGACCGGGGACCTGCGCACCGATCTGCTGGCCGAACTCTCGGCGTCACACGCGATGCTGCACGAGCCGGCCGACGAGCAGGCGATGCGCGTGATGATCGAAAGGGCCGCCGTGGACCCGGCATTCGCGGAGGTCAAGGAATCGCTGTACCGATCGGGCACCCGCGTGACCCGAACGATCCTCGCCGACGCCGTCGCGCGGGGCGAACTGCCGGCCGGCCTGGACATCGACCTCGCCGTGGATCGCCTGTACGGCCCGATGTTCTTCCGGCGCTTGGTCGCCCACCGCACCTTCGACCTCGGCTACGTGCACGACCTCGTCGACGACTTCCTGCGCTGCCATCACACCGAATCGCCACCCCGAGAAGGAATTTCGTGA
- a CDS encoding DUF6640 family protein yields MTDLPTETARAPRLLAVLVAIVTMFGALLADFVIPATADQHMRNDAWPPHAKFHDAQYIVMSFLLGGVSLTLLALRGGATRSRLWTACAVLAAPWLGMLSAILFPRTAVEDPEFDNPSIARLHPQILLALILLTLLLVAVLLPARAPRRR; encoded by the coding sequence ATGACCGATCTACCCACCGAAACGGCCCGCGCGCCGAGGCTTCTCGCCGTCCTCGTCGCCATCGTCACCATGTTCGGCGCGCTGCTGGCGGATTTCGTCATCCCGGCGACCGCCGACCAGCACATGCGCAACGACGCGTGGCCGCCGCACGCGAAATTCCATGACGCGCAATACATCGTCATGTCCTTCCTGCTCGGCGGGGTCTCGCTCACGCTGCTGGCGTTGCGCGGCGGCGCCACCCGTTCGCGACTGTGGACGGCCTGCGCGGTCCTGGCCGCGCCGTGGCTGGGCATGCTGAGCGCGATCCTGTTCCCCCGCACCGCGGTCGAGGATCCCGAATTCGACAACCCCTCGATCGCCCGCCTGCACCCGCAGATACTACTGGCCCTGATCCTGCTGACCCTGCTGCTCGTCGCCGTACTGCTCCCCGCGCGGGCACCGCGCCGCCGCTGA